The Henckelia pumila isolate YLH828 chromosome 2, ASM3356847v2, whole genome shotgun sequence genome includes a window with the following:
- the LOC140878059 gene encoding uncharacterized protein, with translation MILGNAAEELKHFTEGLNDTIRRDVRLSGAQTYRAAVDESMLSEKYGNDIIKESQAKRVSYQGREQQGPSQKRPYQAPAQRRPQQQQRQNPNQARPQGHNQPNANAPRPANAPICQKCGKSHSGQCMLGTNTCFLCKRPGHFAKDCPQSKEPVKGRVFVMTHDQVDPDSAIVTSMIHIADLPAFVLIDTGATHSFMSVSFMMKLRVLPEESISEFCVSLPSGEELKSSSVVRNRKVQMQSIVLCADFIVLKMVDFDAIFGMDWLAQHEAIIDCKRRTISLKDQNGKPFVYHTTSKRSSPGFLASLTGELEVQRPKLVEVEVVKDFPEVFPDDVAGLLPVREVEFGIELMPGTKPASKAPYRLAPTEMKELKDQLQELLDKGFIRPSISFLGHIVSAKGIEVDPSKVEAVRNWVAPKNATEIRSFLGLAGYYRRFIQDFSKIALPLTSLTRKGVKFVWSEQCEKSFAELKERLMSAPVLAIPEGTGRFVVYTDASESGLGAVLM, from the exons atgattttgGGTAATGCTGCAGAGGAGTTGAAGCATTTCACAGAGGGACTGAATGACACTATTCGACGTGATGTCAGATTGAGTGGGGCACAAACGTACCGAGCAGCAGTCGATGAGTCTATGTTGTCAGAAAAATATGGGAATGATATTATCAAGGAATCGCAAGCGAAAAGAGTCAGTTACCAGGGGAGAGAGCAGCAAGGGCCTAGTCAAAAGAGGCCGTACCAAGCTCCAGCTCAGAGGAgaccgcagcagcagcagcgcCAAAACCCCAATCAGGCGCGACCTCAGGGACATAATCAACCGAACGCCAATGCTCCAAGGCCGGCGAATGCACCTATCTGTCAGAAGTGTGGGAAATCACACTCCGGTCAATGTATGCTGGGGACCAATACTTGCTTTCTTTGCAAGAGGCCAGGGCATTTTGCCAAAGACTGCCCTCAATCAAAGGAGCCTGTCAAGGGAAGAGTGTTTGTTATGACTCACGATCAGGTTGACCCAGATTCTGCAATTGTCACAAGTATGATCCATATTGCTGATTTACCTGCTTTCGTGTTGATAGATACAGGAGCTACGCACTCTTTTATGTCTGTTAGTTTTATGATGAAATTGAGGGTCTTGCCGGAAGAATCTATTTCGGAATTTTGTGTGTCGTTACCCTCAGGAGAAGAACTGAAAAGTAGTAGTGTGGTAAGAAATCGCAAGGTTCAGATGCAGAGTATAGTGTTGTGTgcagattttattgttttgaagATGGTGGATTTCGATGCGATTTTTGGGATGGACTGGTTGGCTCAGCATGAGGCTATTATTGACTGCAAACGGAGAACTATCTCTTTGAAAGATCAGAACGGAAAACCATTTGTGTATCACACTACATCTAAGAGGAGCTCACCAG GATTTCTTGCAAGTCTAACTGGCGAGCTGGAAGTGCAGCGACCGAAACTTGTGGAAGTGGAGGTAGTGAAGGACTTTCCAGAAGTTTTTCCCGATGATGTTGCGGGATTGCTTCCAGTCAGGGAGGTCGAATTTGGGATAGAATTGATGCCTGGAACTAAGCCAGcttctaaggcaccatacagattAGCACCGACTGagatgaaagaactgaaagatcaATTGCAAGAGTTGCTGGATAAGGGGttcatcagaccgagt atttcatttttgggtcatatagtTTCAGCTAAGGGAATTGAGGTGGATCCGTCTAAGGTGGAAGCGGTCCGAAATTGGGTTGCTCCAAAGAATGCtacagaaatacggagtttcttgggtttagcaggctactacaggAGATTTATTCAAGACTTCTCCAAGATAGCTCTACCACTGACTTCCTTAACTCGAAAAGGTGTGAAGTTTGTGTGGTCAGAACAATGTGAGAAGAGCTTTGCAGAATTGAAGGAAAGATTGATGTCAGCGCCAGTGCTAGCAATTCCCGAAGGCACGGGTCGTTTTGTGGTTTATACCGATGCTTCTGAGAGTGGATTAGGAGCTGTTTTGATGTAG